A genomic segment from Triticum dicoccoides isolate Atlit2015 ecotype Zavitan chromosome 1A, WEW_v2.0, whole genome shotgun sequence encodes:
- the LOC119288477 gene encoding 6-phosphogluconate dehydrogenase, decarboxylating 2, chloroplastic, whose amino-acid sequence MTSPAPAPPAAAAAQSPPPRIGLAGLATMGQNLALNIAEKGFPISVYNRTAAKVDSTLSRAAAEGALPVLGHRDPRDFVLSLARPRTVVLLVQAGPAVDATIDALSPYLDAGDAIVDGGNEWYQNTERRIEQAASRGILYLGMGVSGGEEGARNGPSLMPGGDFQAYSNIKDILEKAAAQTEDGPCVTFVGPGGAGNFVKMVHNGIEYGDMQLIAEAYDVLHRVGGLSNSEIADVFAEWNKGELESFLVEITADIFTVADPLEGSTGGALVDKILDKTGMKGTGKWTVQQAAELAVAAPTIAASLDGRYLSGLKDERVAAASVLEEEGMPVGLLEKINVDKKVLVDRVRQALYSSKVCSYAQGMNLLRAKSVEQGWNLNLAELSRIWKGGCIIRARFLDRIKKAYDRNPELANLIVDREFAREMVQRQGAWRWVVARAVEAGISTPGMSASLSYFDTYRCNRLPANLIQAQRDLFGAHTYERIDRPGSFHTEWTKLAREGK is encoded by the coding sequence ATGACGTCCCCGGCGCCAGCGCCGCCAGCGGCCGCTGCGGCGCAGTCCCCGCCTCCCCGCATCGGCCTCGCCGGCCTCGCCACCATGGGCCAGAACCTCGCGCTCAACATCGCCGAGAAGGGCTTCCCGATCTCCGTCTACAACCGCACCGCCGCCAAGGTCGACTCCACgctctcccgcgccgccgccgagggCGCGCTCCCCGTGCTCGGCCACCGCGACCCGCGCGACTTCGTGCTCTCCCTCGCGCGCCCCCGCACCGTCGTGCTCCTCgtccaggccggccccgccgtcgacgccaccatcgACGCCCTCTCGCCCTACCTCGACGCCGGCGACGCCATCGTCGACGGCGGCAACGAGTGGTACCAGAACACGGAGCGCCGCATCGAGCAGGCCGCCTCCCGCGGGATACTCTACCTCGGCATGGGCGTCTCCGGCGGCGAGGAGGGCGCGCGGAACGGCCCCTCGCTCATGCCCGGCGGCGACTTCCAGGCCTACAGCAACATCAAGGACATCCTTGAGAAGGCTGCGGCTCAGACGGAGGACGGCCCGTGCGTCACGTTTGTCGGGCCCGGTGGCGCCGGCAACTTTGTCAAGATGGTGCACAACGGGATCGAGTATGGTGATATGCAGCTCATCGCCGAAGCCTATGACGTGCTCCACCGTGTTGGTGGCCTCTCAAACTCGGAGATAGCCGATGTGTTTGCCGAGTGGAACAAGGGAGAGCTGGAGAGCTTCTTGGTGGAGATTACTGCAGACATATTCACTGTGGCTGATCCACTGGAGGGGAGCACCGGCGGGGCGCTGGTTGACAAGATTCTTGACAAGACCGGGATGAAGGGGACCGGGAAGTGGACGGTGCAGCAGGCGGCGGAGCTTGCAGTCGCTGCGCCCACGATTGCAGCATCGCTGGATGGGAGGTACTTGTCGGGGCTCAAGGATGAGCGAGTTGCAGCCGCAAGTGTGCTAGAGGAAGAGGGGATGCCAGTtgggcttctggagaagattaatgTCGATAAGAAGGTGCTGGTGGACAGGGTCAGGCAAGCGCTTTATTCGTCCAAGGTTTGCAGCTACGCACAGGGGATGAATCTGCTAAGAGCCAAGAGTGTGGAGCAGGGCTGGAATCTTAACCTTGCCGAGCTTTCAAGGATTTGGAAGGGTGGATGCATTATTCGGGCAAGGTTTCTTGATAGGATTAAGAAGGCTTATGACAGGAACCCTGAGCTGGCCAATTTGATTGTCGACAGGGAGTTCGCCAGGGAGATGGTGCAGAGGCAGGGCGCATGGCGGTGGGTTGTGGCCCGGGCAGTAGAGGCCGGGATTAGCACCCCAGGGATGTCTGCGAGCCTTTCATACTTTGATACCTATAGGTGCAACCGGTTGCCAGCAAATCTGATCCAAGCACAGAGGGACTTGTTTGGAGCACACACCTATGAGCGCATTGACCGCCCAGGTTCTTTCCACACCGAGTGGACTAAGCTGGCGAGGGAGGGCAAGTGA